In Arachis hypogaea cultivar Tifrunner chromosome 17, arahy.Tifrunner.gnm2.J5K5, whole genome shotgun sequence, a single window of DNA contains:
- the LOC112764498 gene encoding cysteine proteinase COT44 isoform X3 — MPMVLLPLFFRETMASHIFSLLLMFFFVTLVSASSSDTSQLFRSWCDHHGKIYSSDEERSYRLKVFQDNYDYVQRHNQMANSPYTLSLNAFADLTHQEFKASHLGALSSSFLRFKNHQDHQSRYHNDNDNDNNILRQVPSSIDWRNEGAVTPVKNQGSCGACWAFSATGAIEGINKIVTGTLESLSEQELVDCDKKYNSGCEGGLMDYAYQFVIDNHGIDTESDYPFLAHDAACNKNKMKRRVVTIDGYTDVLPSNEKKLLEAVATQPVSVGICGSARAFQLYSQGIFTGPCSTALDHAVLIVGYGSENGVDYWIVKNSWGTSWGMNGYIHMVRNNGSQGICGINMLASYPTKTTPNPPPPPPPGPTKCNLFTYCPAAETCCCSWRVLGLCLSYKCCGLDSAVCCKDNSHCCPQDYPICDIRNAQCLKRVSNGTTTMAYENKDSIRRSRDF; from the exons TCCTTTTGCCCCTATTTTTTCGTGAAACCATGGCTTCGCAcatcttctcccttcttcttatGTTCTTCTTCGTCACTCTCGTCTCTGCTTCTTCCTCCGACACTTCCCAACTATTCCGGAGCTGGTGTGACCACCACGGCAAGATATACTCCTCCGACGAAGAGAGAAGCTACCGCCTCAAAGTCTTCCAGGACAACTATGACTATGTCCAGCGTCACAACCAGATGGCTAATTCCCCTTATACCCTCTCCCTCAACGCCTTCGCCGATCTTACCCACCAAGAATTCAAGGCCTCTCATCTTGGCGCTCTTTCCTCTTCCTTCCTCAGATTCAAGAATCATCAAGATCACCAGTCCCGCTATCACAATGACAATGACAATGACAATAATATCCTCCGTCAGGTTCCTTCTTCAATTGATTGGAGAAATGAAGGGGCGGTTACTCCCGTCAAAAACCAAGGAAGCTGCG GGGCTTGTTGGGCGTTCTCTGCAACAGGAGCTATTGAAGGTATAAATAAGATTGTGACAGGGACCCTTGAAAGCCTTTCTGAACAAGAACTGGTTGATTGTGATAAAAAATACAACAGCGGCTGTGAAGGTGGTCTCATGGACTATGCTTATCAATTTGTGATTGATAACCACGGAATCGACACTGAGAGCGATTATCCATTCCTTGCTCATGATGCCGCTTGCAACAAGAACAAG ATGAAGAGGCGTGTTGTTACAATTGATGGTTATACTGATGTGCTCCCAAGTAATGAGAAGAAGCTCCTAGAGGCTGTTGCAACTCAGCCTGTAAGTGTAGGCATATGTGGCAGTGCTAGGGCTTTTCAGTTATACTCTCAG GGTATCTTCACCGGACCATGTTCAACTGCTTTGGATCATGCAGTGTTGATTGTAGGGTATGGTTCAGAGAACGGAGTAGATTATTGGATTGTTAAGAACTCGTGGGGAACATCATGGGGAATGAATGGTTACATACACATGGTGCGAAACAACGGTTCTCAAGGGATATGCGGCATCAACATGCTAGCTTCGTATCCAACCAAGACGACGCCTAATCCTCCTCCTCCGCCACCACCAGGTCCTACAAAATGTAATCTGTTTACTTACTGTCCAGCAGCGGAAACCTGTTGCTGCTCGTGGCGTGTTCTTGGGTTGTGCTTATCATACAAATGCTGTGGGTTAGACTCTGCTGTGTGCTGTAAGGACAATAGCCATTGTTGCCCTCAGGATTATCCTATTTGTGATATAAGAAACGCTCAATGTCTTAAG AGAGTTTCGAATGGGACAACAACGATGGCATATGAGAACAAAGACTCTATCCGTAGGTCAAGAG ATTTTTAG
- the LOC112764498 gene encoding cysteine proteinase COT44 isoform X2, with protein MPMVLLPLFFRETMASHIFSLLLMFFFVTLVSASSSDTSQLFRSWCDHHGKIYSSDEERSYRLKVFQDNYDYVQRHNQMANSPYTLSLNAFADLTHQEFKASHLGALSSSFLRFKNHQDHQSRYHNDNDNDNNILRQVPSSIDWRNEGAVTPVKNQGSCGACWAFSATGAIEGINKIVTGTLESLSEQELVDCDKKYNSGCEGGLMDYAYQFVIDNHGIDTESDYPFLAHDAACNKNKMKRRVVTIDGYTDVLPSNEKKLLEAVATQPVSVGICGSARAFQLYSQGIFTGPCSTALDHAVLIVGYGSENGVDYWIVKNSWGTSWGMNGYIHMVRNNGSQGICGINMLASYPTKTTPNPPPPPPPGPTKCNLFTYCPAAETCCCSWRVLGLCLSYKCCGLDSAVCCKDNSHCCPQDYPICDIRNAQCLKRVSNGTTTMAYENKDSIRRSRGWSSG; from the exons TCCTTTTGCCCCTATTTTTTCGTGAAACCATGGCTTCGCAcatcttctcccttcttcttatGTTCTTCTTCGTCACTCTCGTCTCTGCTTCTTCCTCCGACACTTCCCAACTATTCCGGAGCTGGTGTGACCACCACGGCAAGATATACTCCTCCGACGAAGAGAGAAGCTACCGCCTCAAAGTCTTCCAGGACAACTATGACTATGTCCAGCGTCACAACCAGATGGCTAATTCCCCTTATACCCTCTCCCTCAACGCCTTCGCCGATCTTACCCACCAAGAATTCAAGGCCTCTCATCTTGGCGCTCTTTCCTCTTCCTTCCTCAGATTCAAGAATCATCAAGATCACCAGTCCCGCTATCACAATGACAATGACAATGACAATAATATCCTCCGTCAGGTTCCTTCTTCAATTGATTGGAGAAATGAAGGGGCGGTTACTCCCGTCAAAAACCAAGGAAGCTGCG GGGCTTGTTGGGCGTTCTCTGCAACAGGAGCTATTGAAGGTATAAATAAGATTGTGACAGGGACCCTTGAAAGCCTTTCTGAACAAGAACTGGTTGATTGTGATAAAAAATACAACAGCGGCTGTGAAGGTGGTCTCATGGACTATGCTTATCAATTTGTGATTGATAACCACGGAATCGACACTGAGAGCGATTATCCATTCCTTGCTCATGATGCCGCTTGCAACAAGAACAAG ATGAAGAGGCGTGTTGTTACAATTGATGGTTATACTGATGTGCTCCCAAGTAATGAGAAGAAGCTCCTAGAGGCTGTTGCAACTCAGCCTGTAAGTGTAGGCATATGTGGCAGTGCTAGGGCTTTTCAGTTATACTCTCAG GGTATCTTCACCGGACCATGTTCAACTGCTTTGGATCATGCAGTGTTGATTGTAGGGTATGGTTCAGAGAACGGAGTAGATTATTGGATTGTTAAGAACTCGTGGGGAACATCATGGGGAATGAATGGTTACATACACATGGTGCGAAACAACGGTTCTCAAGGGATATGCGGCATCAACATGCTAGCTTCGTATCCAACCAAGACGACGCCTAATCCTCCTCCTCCGCCACCACCAGGTCCTACAAAATGTAATCTGTTTACTTACTGTCCAGCAGCGGAAACCTGTTGCTGCTCGTGGCGTGTTCTTGGGTTGTGCTTATCATACAAATGCTGTGGGTTAGACTCTGCTGTGTGCTGTAAGGACAATAGCCATTGTTGCCCTCAGGATTATCCTATTTGTGATATAAGAAACGCTCAATGTCTTAAG AGAGTTTCGAATGGGACAACAACGATGGCATATGAGAACAAAGACTCTATCCGTAGGTCAAGAGGTTGGAGCTCTGGTTAA
- the LOC112764498 gene encoding cysteine proteinase COT44 isoform X1 has translation MPMVLLPLFFRETMASHIFSLLLMFFFVTLVSASSSDTSQLFRSWCDHHGKIYSSDEERSYRLKVFQDNYDYVQRHNQMANSPYTLSLNAFADLTHQEFKASHLGALSSSFLRFKNHQDHQSRYHNDNDNDNNILRQVPSSIDWRNEGAVTPVKNQGSCGACWAFSATGAIEGINKIVTGTLESLSEQELVDCDKKYNSGCEGGLMDYAYQFVIDNHGIDTESDYPFLAHDAACNKNKMKRRVVTIDGYTDVLPSNEKKLLEAVATQPVSVGICGSARAFQLYSQGIFTGPCSTALDHAVLIVGYGSENGVDYWIVKNSWGTSWGMNGYIHMVRNNGSQGICGINMLASYPTKTTPNPPPPPPPGPTKCNLFTYCPAAETCCCSWRVLGLCLSYKCCGLDSAVCCKDNSHCCPQDYPICDIRNAQCLKRVSNGTTTMAYENKDSIRRSRGTYPLCSFSCRSIRDKLDSL, from the exons TCCTTTTGCCCCTATTTTTTCGTGAAACCATGGCTTCGCAcatcttctcccttcttcttatGTTCTTCTTCGTCACTCTCGTCTCTGCTTCTTCCTCCGACACTTCCCAACTATTCCGGAGCTGGTGTGACCACCACGGCAAGATATACTCCTCCGACGAAGAGAGAAGCTACCGCCTCAAAGTCTTCCAGGACAACTATGACTATGTCCAGCGTCACAACCAGATGGCTAATTCCCCTTATACCCTCTCCCTCAACGCCTTCGCCGATCTTACCCACCAAGAATTCAAGGCCTCTCATCTTGGCGCTCTTTCCTCTTCCTTCCTCAGATTCAAGAATCATCAAGATCACCAGTCCCGCTATCACAATGACAATGACAATGACAATAATATCCTCCGTCAGGTTCCTTCTTCAATTGATTGGAGAAATGAAGGGGCGGTTACTCCCGTCAAAAACCAAGGAAGCTGCG GGGCTTGTTGGGCGTTCTCTGCAACAGGAGCTATTGAAGGTATAAATAAGATTGTGACAGGGACCCTTGAAAGCCTTTCTGAACAAGAACTGGTTGATTGTGATAAAAAATACAACAGCGGCTGTGAAGGTGGTCTCATGGACTATGCTTATCAATTTGTGATTGATAACCACGGAATCGACACTGAGAGCGATTATCCATTCCTTGCTCATGATGCCGCTTGCAACAAGAACAAG ATGAAGAGGCGTGTTGTTACAATTGATGGTTATACTGATGTGCTCCCAAGTAATGAGAAGAAGCTCCTAGAGGCTGTTGCAACTCAGCCTGTAAGTGTAGGCATATGTGGCAGTGCTAGGGCTTTTCAGTTATACTCTCAG GGTATCTTCACCGGACCATGTTCAACTGCTTTGGATCATGCAGTGTTGATTGTAGGGTATGGTTCAGAGAACGGAGTAGATTATTGGATTGTTAAGAACTCGTGGGGAACATCATGGGGAATGAATGGTTACATACACATGGTGCGAAACAACGGTTCTCAAGGGATATGCGGCATCAACATGCTAGCTTCGTATCCAACCAAGACGACGCCTAATCCTCCTCCTCCGCCACCACCAGGTCCTACAAAATGTAATCTGTTTACTTACTGTCCAGCAGCGGAAACCTGTTGCTGCTCGTGGCGTGTTCTTGGGTTGTGCTTATCATACAAATGCTGTGGGTTAGACTCTGCTGTGTGCTGTAAGGACAATAGCCATTGTTGCCCTCAGGATTATCCTATTTGTGATATAAGAAACGCTCAATGTCTTAAG AGAGTTTCGAATGGGACAACAACGATGGCATATGAGAACAAAGACTCTATCCGTAGGTCAAGAG GTACCTATCCTTTGTGTTCTTTTTCTTGCCGAAGTATACGAGACAAACTCGATTCCCTCTAA